A part of Fervidobacterium thailandense genomic DNA contains:
- a CDS encoding DUF1292 domain-containing protein yields MFEHEHEHEHEHIDAFTLTDEQGNEHHFVRLGEIENKGKLYWVCEEIFVDGEEIVDFGDTYLFVKTEDEEGNVYLDSVDNEEEFNEVVRIWEDMMGDEDFFIDIDEEDTEEN; encoded by the coding sequence ATGTTTGAACACGAACATGAGCACGAGCATGAGCACATTGACGCATTCACACTCACGGACGAACAAGGGAACGAGCACCATTTTGTCAGGCTTGGTGAGATTGAAAACAAAGGAAAGCTCTACTGGGTTTGTGAGGAAATCTTCGTTGACGGTGAGGAGATTGTGGATTTCGGAGATACGTACCTCTTTGTGAAAACTGAAGACGAAGAAGGTAATGTCTACCTTGATTCCGTTGACAATGAGGAAGAGTTCAACGAAGTGGTGAGGATCTGGGAAGACATGATGGGTGATGAGGACTTTTTCATCGATATCGATGAGGAGGATACCGAAGAGAACTGA